AAGGCGCGCCACTACACGTCTTGGGACCGCTCGGTAATACGTTTAATCTTGCCACAAAACCTGAACCCGCGATTCTTGTCGGTGGCGGTGCCGGTATTGCTTCGCTCATGTTACTGGCTGTTGCGTTACGCGAAAACGACATACAGACGCTCGGATTGGTCGGTGCCCAACATCACGCCCGACTCCTGAGTGTGTCGGATTTAGAATCTATCGGCATCGCAGTACATATCGCCACAGACGATGGGAGCATCGGGCATCACGGCTATGTAACGGATGTCCTCACGGATTTGCTGAGCGAAACCAAATGGCACCGTCCGACGATTTACGCTTGCGGTCCCCACGGGATGCTCGCCGCTGTTACAAAAATTGCCACTGATTTTGAAGTGCCTGCCCAAATTGCGATGGAGAATCGGATGGGATGTGCGATGGGGGTCTGTCTCGGCTGCGTCTGTCCCGTCCGAATAGACACAGATCGCTTTGAATACCAACGCGTTTGTACCGAAGGTCCCGTCTTCAACGCAACCGACATCGCATGGAACGTTTTGTAGTCCTAACGAAACCGTAGCCTGCAACAACGGCGCAGGCGGATTTCACGAACCCGCTTAATAGTTTAGAAGCACTTCATTTCTCCGCAAGGTATCATTAAAAAACAGTTCCAACGAAACCGTAGCCTGCAACAACGGCGCAGGCGGATTTCACGAACCCACTTGATAGTTTAGAAGCACTTTATTTCTCCGCAAGGTATCATTAAAAAATGGAAACGACTTTTTATCAAAAATTAACATCCCTTAGTCTGAGCGGCGAATTGCTCTCCGATACGACGTGTGAGAAACTCCTAACCGCATCGGAAACAGAATTACTCCCACTACTCGATGCCGCGTATCAGGTTCGCAAAACCTACTTTCAGAATGCGGTCCAACTGCATATCCTCAACAACGCCCAGAACGGCTACTGCCCAGAGGATTGCCACTATTGCGCCCAAGCGAGTTCCGCAACAACAGATATCGAAGCCTACCCCTTAAAACCGGACACCGAGATTCTCGCAGAAGCCGAACGCGCTTATGAAGACGGGGCGTATCGCTACTGCATTGTCATGAGCGGACGCGGTCCCTCACCCAAACGGGTCAACCACCTTGCGAAACTCATCCGCACTGTCAAAGCGCGCTATCCGATCGAAGTGTGTCTCTCCGCCGGATTGATTGATGTAGAATCTGCTGGTGTCTTGAAAGAAGCCGGATTGGACAGATTGAACCACAATCTGAATACTTCCGAAGCCCATTATCCAAAGATATGTAGCACCCACAGTTATCAAGACAGAATGGATACATTGCAAGCCGCACAGACGGTCGGACTCGCCTGCTGTTCAGGTGTGATCGTTGGGATGGGTGAAGGGACGGATGACCTAATTAAGGTCGCGAAAGAACTCAGGCAACTTGAGGTAGCATCACTCCCAGTAAACTTTTTCTTACCAATCTCTGGCACGCAGTTGGTGGAAACGCCAACACTAACGCCTGATTATTGTCTCCGCGTGTTATGTCTCTACCGATTCCTGAATCCGAAGGCGGAGATACGAGTCGCCGCCGGCAGGGAACACCATTTCCGGAGCATGGAAGTGATGGCACTCTATCCAGCAAATTCGATGTTTATAGAGGGCTACCTGAACGCAGAAGGCTCGACGACATCGCGCACACTGGAGATGATCCGGGATGCCGGATTTACGGTGAAAACAAACGCTGATGATCTGGAACAACCCAAGCGGAGAGAAACAGAAAAAAGAGATGTCCTTCTCAAGGAGTTGAGAGTCCTCCGCCCGCGCATGGAATCCGATGCTTAAAACGCTTGCATTCTTAATTATCACCCAATCTGCTTTATGCCGCCCATATACGGTTGTAATACCGCAGGGATACGCACCGTTCCATCGGAATTCTGATACGTCTCAAGAAGTGCGATGACAACGCGTGGCAATGCTGTACCGGACGCATTCAGCGTGTGAACGAACTCCGGTTTCGCACTCGCCTCAGGGCGGAAGCGGATGTTCGCACGCCGTGCTTGGAACGCCTCGAAGTTGCTGCAAGAGGAGACCTCTAAGAACCGTTGCCGTGCAGGTGCCCAGACCTCAATATCATAGCATTTCGCTGCGGCAAAACCGAGTTCCACTGTGC
This DNA window, taken from Candidatus Poribacteria bacterium, encodes the following:
- the bioB gene encoding biotin synthase BioB — protein: METTFYQKLTSLSLSGELLSDTTCEKLLTASETELLPLLDAAYQVRKTYFQNAVQLHILNNAQNGYCPEDCHYCAQASSATTDIEAYPLKPDTEILAEAERAYEDGAYRYCIVMSGRGPSPKRVNHLAKLIRTVKARYPIEVCLSAGLIDVESAGVLKEAGLDRLNHNLNTSEAHYPKICSTHSYQDRMDTLQAAQTVGLACCSGVIVGMGEGTDDLIKVAKELRQLEVASLPVNFFLPISGTQLVETPTLTPDYCLRVLCLYRFLNPKAEIRVAAGREHHFRSMEVMALYPANSMFIEGYLNAEGSTTSRTLEMIRDAGFTVKTNADDLEQPKRRETEKRDVLLKELRVLRPRMESDA
- a CDS encoding dihydroorotate dehydrogenase electron transfer subunit, producing MPLTSDIITLLYPSLRGNIYAMPSNRPLDTYDTRTTVLSNEAVAEAHYLLRCECAEIAQHARPGQFVHVMISQDTGMLLRRPFTIYTVEGPEITMLYQIIGAGTKQLSEMPEGAPLHVLGPLGNTFNLATKPEPAILVGGGAGIASLMLLAVALRENDIQTLGLVGAQHHARLLSVSDLESIGIAVHIATDDGSIGHHGYVTDVLTDLLSETKWHRPTIYACGPHGMLAAVTKIATDFEVPAQIAMENRMGCAMGVCLGCVCPVRIDTDRFEYQRVCTEGPVFNATDIAWNVL